Proteins co-encoded in one Populus trichocarpa isolate Nisqually-1 chromosome 10, P.trichocarpa_v4.1, whole genome shotgun sequence genomic window:
- the LOC7477015 gene encoding probable indole-3-pyruvate monooxygenase YUCCA3: MAMTLPYLTPSATSFSPTPFTSNKLHFILLSTLRPIHLSTQTSSLLVSSFGRQHPRHSFLLSLIFYFPLWRLTTFCSKTCPFLLIPSFHFKEPTHTLILMYNTCLKIPDMFPTSGPNHGFFAHRCVWVNGPVIVGAGPSGLAVGAGLKRQGVPFVILERANCIASLWQNRTYDRLKLHLPKQFCQLPDFPFPEEFPEYPTKYQFISYLASYAKHFDINPHFNEIVQSAKYDETFGLWRVKTISTSSSDIPSEVEYICKWLVVATGENAEKVLPEFEGLQDFGGHVMHACDYKSGESYHGKRVLVVGCGNSGMEVSLDLCNHNASPSMVVRSSVHVLPREVLGRSTFELAVTMMKWLPLWMVDKVLLLLSRLILGNVEKYGLKRPCLGPLQLKDTQGKTPVLDIGALEKIRSGKIKVVPGIKRFSSGKVELVNSEILEIDSVILATGYRSNVPSWLKENEFFTEDGIPKNPFPNGWKGNAGLYAVGFTRRGLSGASLDAMSVALDIAKIWKEETKQKKKTVAARHRRCISHF; encoded by the exons ATGGCCATGACCCTCCCCTATTTAACCCCTTCCGCCACCTCCTTCTCCCCTACACCCTTCACTTCAAACAAATTACATTTTATTCTCCTCTCGACTCTTCGTCCTATCCATCTTTCCACACAAACTTCGAGCTTGCTAGTTTCTTCATTTGGAAGACAGCATCCCCGTCAttcttttctcctctctctaatCTTCTATTTCCCACTTTGGAGATTAACTACGTTTTGTTCAAAGACTTGTCCTTTTCTCTTAATCCCTTCTTTCCATTTTAAAGAGCCAACACACACACTCATCTTAATGTATAACACTTGTCTTAAAATACCAGACATGTTTCCAACTTCTGGTCCTAATCATGGCTTCTTTGCTCACCGATGTGTATGGGTGAACGGACCTGTCATAGTTGGGGCTGGCCCTTCAGGTCTAGCTGTTGGTGCTGGCCTTAAAAGACAAGGGGTGCCATTCGTTATACTCGAAAGAGCAAACTGCATTGCCTCTCTTTGGCAGAACCGCACCTATGATCGCCTCAAGCTTCACCTCCCTAAGCAATTCTGTCAACTACCGGACTTCCCATTTCCAGAGGAGTTCCCAGAATATCCCACCAAATATCAGTTTATTAGCTATCTTGCATCTTATGCTAAGCATTTCGATATAAATCCACATTTCAATGAAATTGTGCAGTCTGCGAAGTATGATGAGACCTTTGGTTTGTGGCGAGTTAAAACCATTTCGACAAGCAGTTCAGATATTCCTAGTGAAGTTGAATACATTTGCAAATGGCTTGTGGTGGCCACTGGAGAGAATGCAGAGAAAGTTCTGCCAGAGTTTGAAGGCTTGCAGGACTTTGGTGGCCATGTTATGCATGCTTGCGACTACAAATCCGGTGAAAGTTATCATGGAAAGCGTGTGCTTGTTGTTGGCTGTGGCAATTCAGGCATGGAGGTCTCTCTTGATCTATGCAACCATAACGCAAGCCCATCAATGGTTGTTCGCAGCTCG GTTCATGTCTTGCCTAGGGAAGTTCTTGGGAGATCAACATTTGAGTTGGCAGTAACAATGATGAAATGGCTGCCACTTTGGATGGTCGACAAGGTATTATTACTTCTTTCCAGGCTAATCCTCggaaatgttgaaaaatatgGTCTGAAAAGGCCATGTTTAGGACCTTTACAGCTCAAGGATACGCAAGGAAAAACCCCAGTATTGGACATTGGTGcactagaaaaaataagatCTGGTAAGATCAAGGTTGTCCCTGGAATCAAGAGATTCTCTAGTGGCAAAGTGGAGCTTGTTAACAGTGAAATTCTTGAGATCGATTCTGTAATTCTGGCAACTGGGTATCGCAGCAATGTACCTTCATGGCTAAAG GAGAATGAATTCTTTACTGAAGACGGGATTCCTAAAAATCCATTCCCTAATGGATGGAAAGGCAATGCCGGGCTTTATGCAGTTGGGTTCACAAGGAGGGGTCTATCTGGGGCGTCTCTAGATGCTATGAGCGTAGCACTTGACATTGCCAAAATCTGGAAAGAAGAAaccaagcaaaaaaagaaaactgtgGCAGCTCGTCACAGGAGATGCATTTCACATTTCTGA